The genomic DNA GCTCCTCGCCGAGATCGTAGTGCGGCACGACGGGATCGGCGAGCTCCCGCAGGTCGTCGAACCCCTCGCGGCGGACCTCGACGTTGTCCGATTCGTCCGCACCGACGGGCACGCTCTCGTGGGGGACGTTCGGGATTTCGAGGAGCGCCGTGTCGAGTTCGGTTTCGAGTTCGTCGGCGCGCTTCTCAATCTGCTGAATCTCGTCTTTGAGCTCCTGCGAGCGCTCGATCGCGCCTTCGGCCTCCTCGTCCTCGCCGGCCGCCTTGAGGTCGCCGATGCGATCGCTGATCTGGTTGCGCTCGTGGCGGAGTTCGTCCCCGCGGTTCTTGTGATCGCGCCACTCCGTGTCGATTTCGAGCACGCGATCGAGATCGACGTCGTCGGCCCCGCGATCGACGAGTGCCTGCCGGACCTCGTCGGTGTGCTCGCGGAGATACTGTCTACTGAGCATTTGGTGGCGATTCATGACCGCGGGGCAAAGACGTATCGCTCTCTACGGGGGACTTTTGGCCCCACCTCGCGTGGGGTCGGCATGGCTATCGGCGATGTCTTCGCGGTCGAGGGGTGCCCGGACCTTTACTACGTCGACACCGGGATGTACGACACCGAGGAATACGGCGCGGTGTACGTCCTCGACGCCGAGCAACCCGCGCTGATCGACACCGGGATCGGCACGCGCTACGAGAACATTCTCGACGCGCTCGACGAGGTGGGAATCGCCCGCGAGGACCTCGCGTACATCCTCCCGACCCACGTCCACCTCGATCACGCTGGCGGCGCAGGCTATCTCGCCGAAGCGTGCCCGAACGCCACGGTGATGACCCACGAGATCGGCGTCCCGCATCTGATCGATCCCGGGGCGCTCGTCGCGGGCACCAAGGCCGCAGTCGAGGATCAGTGGAGCTTCTACGCCGAACCGAAACCCGTCCCCGAGGAGCGGATCGAGGGACTCGCGGGTGGCGACGCGATCGATCTGGGCGATCGCACGCTCGACGTCTACCACGCACCGGGCCACGCGCCCCATCAGGTAACCTTCCACGATCGGGCGAACGATGCGCTGTTCACCGGCGATGCCGCCGGAATCTGGATTCCCGGGATCGAACGGGTCCGCCAGACGAGCCCGCCCTCGAACTTCGATCTCGACGCCTGTCTCGACGACGTCGAGATCGTCCGGGAGATCGAGCCCGACGTCCTCTGCTTCGGCCACTTCGGTCCCCGCGAGTACGACGACGCGCTGATGGCCGAGTACGCACGTGTCTTGGAGGAGTGGGTCGCTGCCGTCGCGGACAAACGCGCCGAGTTGGACGACGACGAAGCGGTGATCGACCACTTCGTCGAGACGAGCGAGATGGTCGATGTCTGGGGCGAGCGCAAGGCCCGCGCCGAGGAGCGGCTGAACACCCGGGGCGTGCTCGGGTATCTCGACGAGCAGTAGCACAACGGTTTTGTGAGAACCGAACAGTACGCCGACATGGACAGTTCACGCCTCGCCGGCATCGGGTTCCTCGTGGCCGGTCTGGTTGCCCTACTCTGGTTCAGCGTCGATCCCGCCGTCACTGTTCCGGCGATTTTCAGCGCCGTTATCGGTGCTGGACTCTGCTCGCTTGGCGTCCTGTGGCTGCGAGACGGCACCGAACCCGATCACGCTCGTGACGGACGACGAATCTCGGTTCCCGTCGCTGTTGGGGCTGCCGCCGTGCTCTTTGCGATCGGGGTCGCAGCAGCCGTCGGCGTTTGAAAACGCACCGTCGGCCGTGAGGAGCGAACGATCGTTGCATAGAACCCAGTGACGGCAGCCGGTTCATCCGCAACAAATCACGACGCAAATGAGAGCCGCGAGCCACTCCCTCCCCAGCCGATCCCTTCGCTCGTTCGCTCCGCTCACTTCGCTCAGTCATCCCTCGCACGAGTCGCGGGTCTTCGACCCGCTCCCACGCGCCACCGCCGACAGGACGTGAACGGTCTTCCAATCGACGGCGGAGGGGACGCCACCGACGAACGATGGCTGACGTTTATTAGCCGTCCAGTCCGTGGCGGGACATGGCCTGGCAAGATGCGGAAGCGGCGTTCGAGAGCGATGTTCTCGGCGAAACGACTATTCCCCGGATGTTCGAGGCCAGCGCCGGCCGGAACGCCGAATCGGTGGCCCAGCGGTACAAGGGCGGAATCTACGACCGCTCGCTCACCGGCCCCGTTTTCCCGACCGCACCCGACGGCGAGTACGCGAACCTGAGCTACGCCCGGATGCGCCGGTCGGTCAGACGGCTCGCAGCGGGCTTTCGCGATCTCGGCGTGGAGGCGGGCGATCGGGTCGGTATCTTCGCGAACACCCGCATGGAGTGGGCCCAGACAGACTTCGCGCTCTTGGCCGCCGGCGGGGTCGTCACCACCGTCTACACGGGGTCGTCGCCCGATCAGGTCGAGTACCTCCTCGACGACCCCGGCGCGACGGGCGTCGTGGTCGAGAACGGGGAACTCCTCGAACGCGTGCTGGCGGTCGAGGACGAACTCGATCTGGAGTTCGTGGTCTCGATGGACGAGATCGACGGCTACGGCGACCGCGACGACGTACTCACGCTCGCCCAGGTCCACGAGCGCGGCGTCGGTGCGTTCGACGTCGACGAATACGAGGGTTGGCTCGACGATCGTGCGCCCGACGACCTCGCCAGCCTGATCTACACCTCCGGCACGACCGGTCAGCCGAAAGGCGTCCAACTGACCCACCGGAACTTCAAGGCGAACGTCGACCAGGTCTACCGCCGGTTCGGCCCCCGGCCCGACAAGGGCGACACACCGGCCATCGACACCGATTCCGAGGCGATCTCTTTCCTCCCGCTCGCACACGTCTTCGAGCGACTCTCGGGCCACTTCCTGATGTTCGCGGCTGGCGCGACCGTCGGCTACGCCGAGAGCCCCGACACCCTCCAGGAGGATTTCGGCCTTCTCCAGCCCACGACCGGCGCGAGCGTCCCCCGCGTGTACGAGAAGCTCTACGACGCCATCCGCGACCAGGCGGCCGAGTCCGCAGTCCGGGAACGTATCTTCGAGTGGGCCGTCGACGTCGGGCGCACCTACCAGGCCGCCGACTCGCCCGGGATCGGACTCCGTGCGAAGCGCACGGTCGCTGATCGCCTGGTGTTCAGTCAGGTTCGAGAGGCGCTGGGCGGCAACATCGAGTTTCTCATCAGCGGCGGCGGCAGCCTCTCGCCCGACCTCGCCGAACTCTTTCATGGAATGGGGATCCCGATCCTCGAAGGCTACGGCCTAACCGAGACCGCACCGGTCGTCAGCGTCAACCCGCCCGAAGAGCCCGAAATCGGCACCATCGGACCACCGATCCACGACGAGGAGGTCCGGATCGATTCGACGGTCGTGGCCGACGACCTCGCCGCGAAGAGTGGGGGCGAGGTGGGCGAACTCCTCGTTCGTGGCCCGAACGTCACCGATGGCTACTGGAACCGCCCCGAAGAAACCGAGGACGCTTTTCGGGACGGCTGGTTCCGGACCGGTGACGTCGTCGAGCAGCGTCCGGATGGTTACATCGCGTTCCGCGAGCGCTCGAAACAGCTCCTCGTGCTTTCGACGGGCAAGAATGTCGCGCCGGGTCCGATCGAGGACGCCTTCG from Halococcus saccharolyticus DSM 5350 includes the following:
- a CDS encoding MBL fold metallo-hydrolase — translated: MAIGDVFAVEGCPDLYYVDTGMYDTEEYGAVYVLDAEQPALIDTGIGTRYENILDALDEVGIAREDLAYILPTHVHLDHAGGAGYLAEACPNATVMTHEIGVPHLIDPGALVAGTKAAVEDQWSFYAEPKPVPEERIEGLAGGDAIDLGDRTLDVYHAPGHAPHQVTFHDRANDALFTGDAAGIWIPGIERVRQTSPPSNFDLDACLDDVEIVREIEPDVLCFGHFGPREYDDALMAEYARVLEEWVAAVADKRAELDDDEAVIDHFVETSEMVDVWGERKARAEERLNTRGVLGYLDEQ
- a CDS encoding AMP-dependent synthetase/ligase, producing the protein MAWQDAEAAFESDVLGETTIPRMFEASAGRNAESVAQRYKGGIYDRSLTGPVFPTAPDGEYANLSYARMRRSVRRLAAGFRDLGVEAGDRVGIFANTRMEWAQTDFALLAAGGVVTTVYTGSSPDQVEYLLDDPGATGVVVENGELLERVLAVEDELDLEFVVSMDEIDGYGDRDDVLTLAQVHERGVGAFDVDEYEGWLDDRAPDDLASLIYTSGTTGQPKGVQLTHRNFKANVDQVYRRFGPRPDKGDTPAIDTDSEAISFLPLAHVFERLSGHFLMFAAGATVGYAESPDTLQEDFGLLQPTTGASVPRVYEKLYDAIRDQAAESAVRERIFEWAVDVGRTYQAADSPGIGLRAKRTVADRLVFSQVREALGGNIEFLISGGGSLSPDLAELFHGMGIPILEGYGLTETAPVVSVNPPEEPEIGTIGPPIHDEEVRIDSTVVADDLAAKSGGEVGELLVRGPNVTDGYWNRPEETEDAFRDGWFRTGDVVEQRPDGYIAFRERSKQLLVLSTGKNVAPGPIEDAFAQHSAVEQCMAIGDGEKFVSALIVPNEAHVREWADDEGIDLSDDSQELCENPRVQEHIQETVATVNENFEAHEKIKKFALVPEEFTEDNDLLTPTMKKKRRNVLDRYADEIDRLYGR